A genomic stretch from Sphingomonas sp. HDW15A includes:
- the tgt gene encoding tRNA guanosine(34) transglycosylase Tgt, which produces MTRFEFSIAATDGKARTGTIAMHRGEIRTPAFMPVGTAATVKAMKPENVRSTGADIILGNTYHLMLRPGAERIAKLGGLHRFMNWPRPILTDSGGYQVMSLSDLTKVTDEGVAFRSHLDGSKHLLTPERSIEVQRLLGSDIVMQFDELVRPDSEPRKQRSAMERSIRWAKRSREAFDGGGEHAESAAIFGIQQGVLDEGLRRESAQALIEIGFDGYAVGGLAVGEGHDAMLACLDFAPDQLPSDKPRYLMGVGKPDDIVEAVRRGIDMFDCVLPTRSGRTGQAFTADGPINIRNARFAEDREPLDPNCGCPTCATYSRAYVHHLVRSGEILGAMLMTEHNLTFYQQMMAAIRGAIAEQRYDAHADAFLARYRARST; this is translated from the coding sequence ATGACGCGCTTTGAATTTTCGATTGCCGCGACCGACGGTAAGGCTCGTACTGGCACGATCGCCATGCATCGCGGAGAAATCCGCACACCGGCCTTCATGCCCGTCGGCACGGCTGCCACGGTCAAGGCGATGAAACCGGAAAACGTCCGTTCGACGGGCGCCGACATCATCCTCGGTAATACCTATCACTTGATGCTTCGGCCGGGAGCGGAGCGGATCGCAAAGCTCGGCGGGCTTCATCGCTTCATGAACTGGCCGCGTCCGATCCTCACCGACAGCGGTGGCTATCAGGTCATGTCCCTAAGCGACCTCACCAAGGTAACGGACGAGGGCGTTGCCTTTCGCAGCCATCTCGATGGTTCGAAGCATTTGCTGACGCCCGAACGCTCGATCGAAGTGCAACGACTTCTCGGCTCCGATATCGTCATGCAGTTCGACGAGCTTGTCCGGCCGGACTCGGAGCCTCGCAAGCAACGATCGGCAATGGAACGGTCCATTCGCTGGGCAAAGCGAAGCCGGGAGGCGTTCGATGGCGGCGGCGAGCATGCGGAAAGCGCTGCCATCTTCGGGATCCAGCAGGGTGTCCTGGACGAAGGATTGCGCCGCGAATCGGCTCAGGCGCTGATTGAGATTGGCTTCGACGGATATGCGGTCGGCGGCCTTGCGGTGGGTGAAGGACATGACGCGATGCTGGCCTGCCTCGACTTTGCGCCTGACCAGCTGCCCTCCGATAAGCCGCGCTATCTTATGGGGGTCGGCAAGCCCGACGATATCGTCGAGGCCGTTCGGCGCGGTATCGACATGTTCGATTGCGTGCTTCCGACCCGTTCGGGACGTACGGGGCAGGCTTTCACCGCCGACGGGCCGATCAACATTCGCAACGCGCGCTTTGCGGAAGACCGCGAGCCGCTCGACCCTAATTGCGGTTGCCCTACTTGCGCGACTTACAGCCGTGCCTACGTTCATCACCTTGTTCGGTCAGGCGAGATCCTCGGGGCGATGTTGATGACCGAGCACAACCTCACCTTCTATCAACAGATGATGGCCGCCATTCGCGGTGCCATTGCCGAGCAGCGGTACGACGCGCACGCAGACGCCTTTCTAGCTCGCTATCGGGCCCGATCCACCTGA
- a CDS encoding DEAD/DEAH box helicase → MSFADLGLSDHLLRAVGDSGYDQPTPIQKAAIPAVLMGKDLIGIAQTGTGKTAAFVLPMIDILAEGRGRARMPRSLILEPTRELAAQVAENFEKYGVHHKLSMALLIGGVQMGDQVKALEKGVDVLIATPGRLMDLFERGKILLTGCDLLVIDEADRMLDMGFIPDIESICSKLPKNRQTLLFSATMPPPIKKLSDKFLTDPKTVEVARPATANINIDQRLILVAAPKKRDVLRSVLRGEEVRNAIIFCNRKTTVRELATSLKRSGFRVGQIHGDMEQKDRLAELARFKADEINILVASDVAARGLDIKGVSHVVNFDVPWQPDDYIHRIGRTGRAGALGTAYTLATKDDAEAIAGIEKLVGMPIPRDGAAKAPRDAEGESPSRSKDLPDPELPKARRDEPKSDGKPPMERDSKHDRTRAPQATAKPRSDGPKQKVDSVSTDGDWCGPIPGFLSQSAL, encoded by the coding sequence ATGAGTTTTGCCGACCTCGGCCTTTCCGACCACTTGCTGCGCGCCGTCGGCGATTCCGGCTACGACCAGCCGACGCCGATCCAGAAGGCCGCCATTCCTGCCGTCCTGATGGGCAAGGACCTGATCGGCATCGCCCAGACCGGAACCGGAAAGACGGCCGCGTTCGTCCTGCCGATGATCGACATCCTCGCTGAAGGCCGTGGACGCGCGCGAATGCCCCGCAGCCTCATCCTTGAGCCGACGCGCGAACTTGCTGCCCAGGTCGCCGAAAACTTCGAGAAATACGGCGTACATCACAAGCTCTCGATGGCTCTCCTTATCGGTGGCGTGCAGATGGGAGACCAGGTCAAGGCACTCGAGAAGGGTGTCGACGTCCTGATTGCTACCCCCGGCCGCCTCATGGACCTTTTTGAGCGGGGCAAGATACTCCTTACCGGCTGCGACCTGCTTGTGATCGATGAAGCAGACCGAATGCTGGACATGGGTTTCATTCCGGACATCGAAAGCATTTGCTCGAAGCTTCCGAAGAACCGCCAGACCTTGCTGTTTTCGGCGACCATGCCGCCGCCGATCAAAAAGTTGTCCGACAAGTTCCTGACTGATCCCAAGACGGTCGAAGTCGCAAGGCCGGCGACCGCCAACATCAATATCGACCAGCGGCTGATACTCGTGGCGGCTCCAAAGAAGCGCGACGTCCTGCGTTCGGTCCTGCGTGGGGAAGAAGTTCGCAACGCCATCATCTTCTGCAACCGCAAGACAACGGTGCGCGAGCTCGCAACCAGTCTTAAGCGGTCCGGTTTCCGCGTCGGGCAAATCCATGGCGACATGGAGCAAAAGGATCGTTTGGCCGAACTGGCCCGCTTCAAAGCGGACGAGATCAATATTCTGGTGGCATCCGACGTCGCTGCTCGCGGGCTCGACATCAAGGGTGTCAGCCATGTAGTCAATTTCGACGTACCCTGGCAGCCCGACGATTATATCCACCGCATTGGCCGAACGGGCCGCGCGGGAGCCCTCGGGACGGCTTACACGCTAGCGACCAAGGACGACGCCGAAGCCATAGCCGGAATAGAAAAGCTGGTCGGGATGCCGATCCCGCGCGACGGTGCCGCAAAGGCGCCGCGCGACGCTGAAGGCGAGAGTCCTTCGCGTTCCAAAGATCTCCCCGATCCGGAATTACCGAAGGCGCGCCGAGACGAGCCGAAAAGCGATGGCAAGCCGCCCATGGAACGCGATTCCAAACACGATCGCACTCGAGCACCGCAAGCCACCGCAAAGCCGCGGAGCGACGGGCCGAAGCAGAAGGTCGATAGCGTTTCGACCGATGGCGACTGGTGCGGCCCGATCCCCGGTTTTCTGTCGCAAAGCGCGCTTTAA
- a CDS encoding SapC family protein: MATQPQGNANLPLLYRGLEPLNSGQHSKMKLKRQQTIPNVGQVHAIPVTIDEFIPAQRTYPIIFSAGEVPVPLALMGLNEGVNTFIDGEGKPIDDQAYMPAYLRRFPFMLAKLRPDSDELSLCFDPTAGSLDENEGDALFDGDQPSDLTRNILAFCEQFETAGQRTHAFIQELQKAELLMEGEVSVQPEGADQPFVYRGFRMVDEEKLRNMRGDELRKLNQNGVLPLIFAHLMSLGLIRDLFYRQVQQGKGPVASVQPAPAGKTKSEKIGNDAEA, encoded by the coding sequence ATGGCTACTCAACCGCAGGGCAATGCCAACCTGCCGCTACTCTACCGCGGACTTGAGCCGCTGAATTCCGGCCAGCATTCGAAAATGAAGCTCAAGCGGCAGCAGACCATTCCGAATGTGGGCCAGGTCCATGCCATTCCGGTCACGATCGACGAGTTCATTCCTGCGCAGCGCACCTACCCGATCATCTTTTCCGCGGGCGAGGTTCCGGTTCCGCTGGCGCTCATGGGATTGAATGAGGGCGTCAACACGTTCATCGACGGCGAAGGCAAGCCGATCGACGATCAAGCCTACATGCCCGCCTATCTTCGGCGTTTCCCCTTCATGCTTGCCAAATTGCGTCCTGACAGCGACGAGCTGTCGCTCTGCTTCGATCCGACCGCGGGTAGCTTGGACGAAAACGAGGGCGATGCTCTTTTCGATGGCGACCAGCCGAGTGACCTCACTCGCAACATTCTCGCATTCTGCGAGCAGTTCGAAACTGCGGGGCAGCGCACCCACGCCTTCATCCAAGAGCTCCAGAAGGCCGAACTGCTGATGGAAGGCGAGGTCTCGGTCCAGCCTGAAGGTGCGGACCAGCCATTCGTCTATCGTGGCTTCCGCATGGTCGACGAAGAAAAGCTTCGGAACATGAGGGGTGACGAGCTTCGCAAGCTCAACCAGAACGGCGTGCTGCCGCTGATCTTCGCTCACCTGATGTCGCTCGGCCTAATTCGCGACCTGTTCTACCGCCAGGTTCAGCAAGGCAAGGGGCCGGTCGCCTCCGTTCAGCCGGCCCCTGCCGGTAAGACCAAGAGCGAAAAGATTGGTAACGACGCCGAGGCGTGA
- a CDS encoding N-formylglutamate amidohydrolase has translation MTGVASFAPSKRAAAGLGIIPARTAASGNLWRTPIERQELELRLAEAHEPFHRAIEEKLGQISAVHGTALLLDCHSMPPRRGQAELVIGNRFGSSTSQWIADEAARIARSAGWTVALNEPYAGGHVVERHGDPANDVHALQIEIDRRCYCASDLRSPGPGFDRTARFLADLAARMGEGLTRLQAIAAE, from the coding sequence GTGACCGGTGTCGCATCGTTTGCGCCCTCGAAGCGCGCGGCAGCGGGACTCGGCATCATCCCAGCGCGTACGGCAGCTTCCGGCAATCTCTGGCGGACGCCTATCGAGCGCCAAGAACTAGAGCTTCGTTTGGCTGAGGCCCATGAGCCATTCCATCGCGCTATCGAGGAGAAACTTGGGCAGATTTCTGCTGTGCACGGCACGGCTTTACTGCTTGACTGCCATTCCATGCCGCCGAGACGTGGCCAAGCCGAGCTCGTCATAGGGAATCGGTTTGGCAGCAGTACGTCCCAATGGATTGCGGACGAGGCCGCACGCATCGCTCGTTCCGCAGGTTGGACCGTCGCCTTGAACGAGCCATATGCCGGTGGCCATGTCGTCGAGCGTCACGGCGATCCGGCCAACGACGTCCACGCGCTCCAGATTGAGATCGACAGGCGCTGCTATTGCGCCTCGGACTTACGATCCCCTGGACCAGGCTTCGATCGCACAGCGAGGTTCCTCGCCGACCTGGCGGCTAGAATGGGCGAAGGCCTCACTCGCCTGCAAGCCATCGCCGCAGAGTAA
- a CDS encoding N-formylglutamate amidohydrolase, translating to MPLPAPIVIEHRSDLPVLLSIPHSGRTYPDWLVDSAVSGLRSLVGLEDPLVDRLAWRAISAGHGAVIATAARAAIDCNRAPTKSTLTW from the coding sequence GTGCCTCTCCCCGCCCCGATCGTCATCGAGCATCGCAGCGACCTGCCGGTCCTTCTTTCCATTCCCCATTCCGGGCGGACTTACCCCGATTGGCTCGTGGACTCCGCCGTTTCGGGACTTCGCTCGCTTGTCGGTCTTGAAGATCCGCTCGTCGACCGGCTTGCCTGGCGCGCCATTTCCGCAGGCCATGGTGCGGTCATCGCAACGGCCGCCCGAGCGGCAATCGACTGCAACCGCGCCCCCACGAAGTCGACCCTAACCTGGTGA
- a CDS encoding response regulator encodes MVRILLAEDDQSMREYLQRALQRVGYEVEAVGCGTEALPLLQPGRFDLLLTDIVMPEMDGIELAQKASAIDSAIRVMFITGFAAVALQAGRTTPEAKLLSKPFHLKDLVAEVDRLFQSEDQHGRL; translated from the coding sequence ATGGTTCGCATCCTCCTTGCTGAAGACGATCAGTCGATGCGCGAATATCTGCAGCGCGCGCTGCAGCGCGTCGGCTATGAGGTCGAAGCCGTGGGTTGCGGGACAGAAGCCTTGCCCTTGCTCCAGCCTGGGCGCTTTGACCTGCTCCTGACCGATATCGTCATGCCGGAGATGGACGGGATCGAGCTCGCACAGAAGGCCAGCGCGATCGATTCGGCAATTCGTGTCATGTTCATCACCGGTTTCGCTGCCGTTGCGCTTCAGGCTGGACGGACAACGCCAGAAGCCAAGCTTTTATCAAAGCCGTTCCACTTGAAGGACCTTGTTGCGGAGGTTGATCGGCTCTTCCAAAGCGAAGATCAGCACGGACGTCTCTAA
- a CDS encoding HEPN domain-containing protein, which translates to MGRYRLYSDRLKDAQKAGEADVYEYDYFPEKLRVQVRQIVSDALGENYRYFAKDWHENPAGVWAHKTLTREKGRDHFGYNAKHPQSDLLAFLQKCENPDFIDVLEVCCVAIVDHTPALGIGWKRTSPSEAIDEINFRLRDAGVGFEFQSDRLIRVDSQFLHAEAIKPALSLLNQAGFEGPEAEFIGAHDHYRSGHYKEAITEAAKAFESLMKAVCNQKGWDFPKGARASDLLKVLRTNNLWPDYLDASFDQLLGTLASGLPKVRNDDAVHGQGAVPKTVPGYIAAYALHLSAAKMVLIAKAAGLANSA; encoded by the coding sequence ATGGGCCGGTATCGTTTGTATTCTGATCGTTTAAAGGACGCCCAAAAGGCCGGAGAAGCCGATGTCTATGAGTATGACTACTTCCCCGAAAAACTAAGGGTGCAAGTTCGCCAGATCGTTAGTGACGCGCTCGGCGAAAACTATCGATATTTCGCGAAAGATTGGCATGAAAACCCGGCGGGCGTCTGGGCACATAAAACACTCACTCGCGAAAAGGGCCGCGACCATTTTGGATACAACGCGAAGCACCCCCAGTCAGATCTGCTGGCGTTCCTTCAGAAGTGCGAGAATCCTGATTTTATCGATGTCTTAGAAGTTTGTTGCGTCGCCATTGTCGACCACACTCCGGCGCTAGGAATTGGGTGGAAACGAACCTCGCCGAGTGAGGCAATTGACGAAATTAATTTCCGCCTTCGGGATGCTGGCGTCGGCTTTGAATTTCAAAGTGACCGCTTGATCCGAGTAGATTCTCAGTTTCTTCACGCGGAAGCGATCAAGCCTGCGCTCTCTTTACTCAATCAAGCCGGATTTGAGGGACCGGAAGCAGAATTCATTGGCGCTCATGACCACTATCGATCCGGCCACTACAAAGAAGCCATCACCGAAGCTGCCAAGGCATTTGAAAGCCTGATGAAGGCAGTATGCAATCAAAAGGGCTGGGATTTTCCAAAGGGCGCGAGGGCAAGTGATCTGCTGAAGGTGCTGCGAACAAATAATCTTTGGCCCGACTACCTCGACGCTAGCTTTGATCAATTGCTCGGGACCCTGGCTTCGGGCTTACCCAAAGTCCGGAATGACGATGCCGTGCATGGACAGGGCGCCGTCCCGAAAACTGTGCCAGGCTATATTGCCGCCTACGCGTTACACCTCTCGGCCGCGAAAATGGTCCTCATTGCAAAAGCTGCGGGCTTGGCGAACTCGGCTTAG
- a CDS encoding class I SAM-dependent DNA methyltransferase: protein MNTIEIEENLDQLVQDINTGACSLHDFPFRIMEAYSASRNEVAKLRMKYPEALVASDITWPKKLLYRPAVAGQVQNTVASLRASLIGKKGAAAKNAPRFLMSTDGDEFLAVDLKTGETSGFDRLAELPINYDFLQPMFGVERYKPAPETAADVRAARHMAKFHDAIKDANPTWGDEHTHDLNIFMTRILFCMFAEDTGIFPAKLFAKTLDREAMQIDGSTTKRVIEDIFLALDIADKEARRGQGVRSQRIAADFPYVNGGLFRDRTDVPVFNRRARRLLLEAADLHWDQIHADIFGSMIQAIVQTDMRADFGMHYTSLPNIMKVLEPLFLNSLREQLTAAGDNVKALEKLVDRISRIRVFDPACGSGNFLIIAYRELRLIETEAFRRLRDVKRKGQLALADYHTGIKISSFYGIDPVDFACETAKLSLWISQYQMNKKLDEICTTPAPALPLTDAGNIVVGNALRLDWAAVCPPANSFEVYAIGNPPYLGSAYQDVSHKADIRSLFQGKTKSYKDLDYVACWFLKGAEFCSSGATGLAFVSTNSIAQGEQVSMLWPALQRYGVEIGFAYEPFKWTNNASKKAGVICVIISLRRSCLAPKKIFGAAASRTVSNINAYLKDAPNVLIAKRSRPISSLPTATKGNAATDNGNLILDDLSRSQLTAAGVPDTFIKPYKGSSEFIRGLQRWCLWIEDHQIDVALKYPEIRQRLENIRAFRQSAGAQAKQFADAPHRFVHRPHQSGQALLVARVSSERRDYIPAGIEEDGVIINDNAVAVYDAPTWLLSIVSARLHTAWLRAVGGRLKTDYRYSNTLVYNTFPLPALSSDQKDALEEHALNILRAREPYIAHSKTIAWLYNPETMPADLLQAHRDLDNYLETIYIGRPFKDDAERLEHLFKLYARMTKVSATKAA from the coding sequence GTGAATACGATTGAGATCGAGGAAAACCTCGACCAGCTCGTTCAGGATATCAATACCGGGGCTTGCAGCCTCCATGATTTCCCGTTCCGCATCATGGAAGCCTACAGTGCTTCACGCAACGAGGTCGCCAAGCTTCGGATGAAGTATCCCGAGGCGCTCGTTGCCTCGGACATCACCTGGCCCAAGAAACTGCTGTATCGCCCTGCTGTGGCTGGCCAAGTTCAGAATACGGTCGCCTCACTCCGCGCTTCGCTTATTGGGAAGAAGGGCGCTGCGGCCAAGAATGCGCCTCGTTTCCTCATGAGCACCGACGGCGACGAGTTCCTTGCTGTCGACCTTAAAACCGGAGAGACTTCCGGCTTCGACCGCCTCGCCGAGCTCCCCATCAATTATGATTTTCTCCAGCCCATGTTTGGCGTGGAGCGCTACAAGCCAGCCCCCGAGACGGCCGCAGACGTGCGAGCGGCCCGACACATGGCGAAGTTCCACGACGCCATCAAAGATGCAAACCCCACCTGGGGTGACGAGCACACGCACGACCTCAACATCTTCATGACCCGCATCCTCTTCTGCATGTTTGCAGAGGATACCGGCATCTTCCCGGCCAAGCTGTTCGCCAAAACCCTCGATCGGGAAGCCATGCAGATCGACGGTTCGACCACCAAACGGGTTATCGAGGACATCTTCCTTGCCCTCGACATCGCCGACAAGGAAGCGCGGCGAGGGCAGGGGGTGCGCTCCCAACGCATCGCAGCCGACTTTCCTTATGTGAACGGCGGTCTGTTCCGTGATCGCACGGATGTTCCCGTCTTCAATCGACGCGCACGCAGGCTTCTGCTCGAGGCAGCCGATCTTCATTGGGACCAAATCCACGCCGATATCTTCGGCTCAATGATCCAGGCGATCGTCCAGACTGACATGCGCGCCGACTTCGGCATGCATTACACGTCTTTGCCCAACATCATGAAAGTGCTCGAGCCGCTCTTTCTGAATTCGCTTCGCGAGCAGCTCACGGCGGCGGGTGATAATGTGAAGGCGCTGGAGAAGCTCGTCGATCGCATCTCGCGCATTCGCGTTTTTGACCCTGCCTGCGGTTCGGGCAACTTCCTGATCATCGCTTATCGCGAACTTCGGCTGATAGAGACTGAGGCGTTCCGGCGCCTGCGTGACGTCAAGCGCAAGGGCCAGCTCGCGCTTGCGGACTATCATACCGGCATCAAGATCAGCAGCTTCTACGGCATCGATCCGGTAGATTTCGCCTGCGAGACGGCGAAGCTGTCGCTTTGGATCTCCCAGTACCAGATGAACAAGAAGCTGGACGAGATATGCACCACGCCAGCCCCGGCGCTGCCGCTTACCGATGCAGGCAACATTGTTGTTGGTAATGCCCTGCGTCTGGATTGGGCAGCCGTTTGTCCGCCAGCGAATAGCTTCGAGGTTTATGCGATTGGAAATCCTCCATATCTAGGCAGTGCTTATCAAGACGTGAGCCATAAGGCCGACATCAGATCGCTGTTTCAGGGCAAAACGAAGTCGTACAAGGACCTAGACTACGTCGCCTGTTGGTTTCTGAAGGGCGCGGAATTCTGCTCGTCGGGCGCTACAGGCCTAGCTTTCGTAAGCACAAACTCGATTGCACAAGGCGAGCAGGTTTCGATGCTCTGGCCAGCGCTGCAACGCTACGGAGTTGAAATCGGGTTTGCCTACGAGCCATTCAAATGGACAAACAACGCTTCCAAGAAAGCTGGTGTGATCTGCGTGATCATCTCCTTGCGGCGCTCATGTCTGGCACCAAAGAAAATCTTCGGAGCCGCCGCGTCCAGAACGGTTTCAAATATCAATGCTTACCTAAAGGACGCACCGAACGTCTTAATTGCAAAACGATCCCGTCCGATCAGCTCGCTCCCGACCGCAACGAAGGGCAATGCGGCGACGGACAATGGAAACCTGATCTTAGATGATCTCTCTAGAAGCCAGCTGACTGCAGCTGGCGTTCCTGATACTTTCATCAAGCCTTACAAGGGATCTAGCGAGTTCATAAGAGGCCTACAGCGGTGGTGTCTTTGGATTGAAGATCATCAGATTGACGTAGCACTGAAGTACCCCGAGATTCGGCAACGCTTGGAAAACATCCGAGCGTTCCGCCAGTCCGCCGGGGCGCAGGCCAAGCAGTTTGCAGACGCCCCACACCGGTTTGTCCATCGACCTCACCAATCAGGGCAAGCATTACTTGTTGCTCGTGTTTCCTCGGAAAGGCGGGACTACATTCCGGCTGGCATCGAAGAAGATGGCGTAATCATCAACGACAATGCCGTGGCGGTTTACGATGCTCCTACGTGGCTGCTCTCGATTGTTTCTGCTCGGCTCCACACTGCATGGCTTCGAGCAGTAGGTGGACGTCTCAAGACTGACTATCGCTACTCGAATACCCTCGTTTACAACACCTTTCCTTTGCCCGCGCTTTCAAGCGACCAGAAAGACGCTCTCGAAGAACACGCTCTCAACATTCTCCGCGCCCGGGAACCCTACATCGCCCACAGCAAGACAATCGCCTGGCTCTACAATCCAGAAACCATGCCGGCCGACCTCCTTCAGGCCCACCGAGATCTCGATAACTACCTCGAGACCATCTACATCGGCCGGCCCTTCAAGGACGACGCCGAGCGTCTCGAACACCTGTTCAAGCTCTACGCGCGCATGACCAAGGTCAGCGCCACCAAGGCGGCCTAA
- a CDS encoding DEAD/DEAH box helicase family protein, with protein MTDFITVEYGSTGASKTTNELGMRAMQARAYDARNSQYLLIKSPPASGKSRALMFLGLDKLHNQGLKKVIVAVPERSIGNSFRSTNLADHGFFADWVVSPRNNLCDMLGGEGGKINAFVRFMDSDDDEIIVCTHSTLRHAFDRIMKEGRGIAAFHDCVLAVDEFHHVSADADNRLGELIRAVMAEDSIHIVAMTGSYFRGDQVPVLRAEDEEKFTRVTYTYYEQLSGYEHLKTLGIGYHFYHGNYLAAIGEVLDPSKKTIIHIPNVNSQAALGDKIREMNGILDVLGDVETVDPATGFQHLRTPDGRILKIADLVTPQTQQTVLSGLRTVENKEDLDIVIALGMAKEGFDWIWCEHALTVGYRGSLTEVVQIIGRATRDAPGKAHAQFTNLIAEPDTTDDVVRTAVNDMLKAIACSLLMEQVLAPNFNFKTKPSDDRFDGASRPGSKIDLADPEPTIEINGLKEPASKRAKEIIQTDMTDLMAAVLQDNQVLRASLIPGEFPPETVNQVLIPNLIAKRYPDIAENEDDIEAIRQNVVARRAVLATLTGTSSTASNNADGDEATEGQKAHAQLLKLTSKFLSLPELSIDLIDQVNPFHGSYEILSKALGESVLRRIHQTIAETRIEITEAEAMAQLPRIRAFVDEHNGREPSITSANPIERRMAEALAWIRAAAVRRQKEKAKDQAA; from the coding sequence ATGACCGACTTCATCACCGTCGAATACGGCTCCACTGGTGCCAGCAAGACTACCAACGAGCTCGGCATGCGTGCCATGCAGGCCCGCGCCTATGATGCACGCAACTCGCAGTACCTGCTGATCAAGTCGCCTCCGGCATCCGGCAAATCGCGAGCGCTGATGTTCCTCGGCCTGGACAAGCTTCACAATCAAGGTTTGAAGAAGGTCATCGTCGCGGTGCCCGAGCGCTCGATCGGCAACTCCTTCCGCTCTACCAACCTTGCCGATCACGGCTTTTTTGCCGATTGGGTAGTCTCGCCCCGAAACAACCTCTGCGACATGCTCGGCGGCGAGGGCGGCAAAATCAACGCGTTCGTCCGGTTCATGGATTCCGACGACGACGAGATCATCGTCTGCACCCATTCCACCCTGCGTCATGCGTTCGACCGCATCATGAAAGAGGGCAGGGGGATCGCCGCCTTCCACGACTGCGTCCTGGCCGTCGACGAATTTCACCATGTCTCGGCCGATGCCGACAATCGCCTGGGCGAACTGATCCGCGCCGTCATGGCCGAAGACTCGATCCACATCGTTGCGATGACAGGCTCCTACTTCCGCGGCGACCAGGTCCCGGTCCTACGTGCCGAGGACGAAGAGAAGTTCACCCGGGTCACTTACACCTACTATGAGCAGCTTTCGGGCTACGAGCATCTCAAGACGCTCGGCATCGGGTACCACTTCTACCACGGCAACTACCTTGCCGCGATCGGCGAAGTCCTCGACCCGTCAAAGAAGACCATCATCCATATTCCCAACGTCAATTCGCAGGCCGCCCTTGGCGACAAGATCCGCGAAATGAACGGCATTCTCGACGTTCTCGGCGACGTTGAAACGGTGGATCCCGCAACTGGCTTTCAGCACCTAAGGACGCCTGACGGTCGCATCCTTAAAATCGCCGACCTCGTCACGCCTCAGACCCAGCAAACGGTCCTCTCCGGCCTTCGTACCGTAGAGAACAAGGAAGACCTCGACATCGTCATCGCCCTTGGCATGGCCAAGGAGGGATTCGACTGGATCTGGTGCGAGCATGCGCTCACCGTCGGCTACCGTGGTTCGCTTACCGAAGTAGTCCAGATCATCGGCCGGGCTACCCGTGACGCGCCAGGCAAGGCCCACGCCCAGTTCACCAACCTCATCGCAGAGCCTGACACTACCGACGATGTCGTCCGCACCGCTGTCAACGACATGCTGAAGGCCATCGCCTGCTCGCTGCTGATGGAACAGGTCCTCGCGCCGAATTTCAATTTCAAGACCAAGCCCAGCGATGACCGCTTCGATGGCGCCTCGCGGCCTGGCAGCAAGATCGACCTTGCCGATCCGGAACCCACCATCGAAATCAACGGCCTGAAGGAACCAGCCAGCAAGCGCGCAAAGGAGATAATCCAGACCGACATGACCGACCTCATGGCAGCGGTACTGCAGGACAACCAGGTTCTGCGCGCCAGCCTCATTCCCGGCGAGTTCCCGCCGGAAACGGTCAATCAGGTGCTGATCCCCAATCTCATCGCCAAGCGCTATCCTGACATCGCCGAGAACGAGGATGATATCGAGGCCATCCGCCAGAATGTCGTCGCTCGCCGCGCGGTCCTCGCCACACTCACTGGTACTAGCTCTACCGCCAGCAACAACGCCGACGGCGATGAAGCCACCGAGGGCCAGAAGGCTCACGCCCAGTTACTCAAACTGACCTCGAAGTTCCTGTCGTTGCCAGAGCTCAGCATCGATCTCATCGACCAGGTCAATCCCTTCCACGGCTCTTATGAGATCCTGTCGAAGGCACTCGGCGAATCCGTCCTGCGGCGCATTCACCAGACCATTGCCGAGACGCGTATCGAGATCACAGAGGCGGAGGCCATGGCCCAGTTGCCACGCATTCGCGCCTTCGTTGACGAACATAATGGGAGGGAGCCGAGCATTACCTCTGCCAATCCCATCGAACGGCGCATGGCCGAAGCCCTAGCGTGGATACGCGCCGCCGCGGTTCGTCGCCAGAAAGAGAAAGCGAAGGACCAGGCTGCCTGA